AGAAGCtggatggagaggatccaaatcctaTGGTCCACGTCTTTTACGTACACCCGTTTTCTGCGGCTGCTCTTCCATCCCGATAAGATCAACTTCTCACCCAACCCATCCAACGGCTCACATCCACTCCCATCACCACGTGTCTCCACCACAATCACCGATACCTTAACTCACTTCAAAAACCCCCTCCACCATCACTTATTTAACCATAGTTAATTTCTAACCACGGTTAAATAATAAAACTTCTTATCCTctctgtttctctctctctctctctcacacacaaactctttctttctctctctctctctctgcaacTTCAAGCTCGTTAATGGCGTCTCAGATCTGAACAGTTCAATCGCACCACACTACTTCACTCTACTCATCACAAAACGACACCGTTTTACCTAGATTTCGCTGTTGTTTTTCATTATGAAGAGAATGGTGTGTTCGTTCCCTGAGGAAGTGCTGGAGCACGTGTTTTCGTTCATTCAGGTCGACACTGACCGGAACGCAATCTCGCTGGTGTGCAAGTCGTGGTACGAGATCGAACGGTGGTGCAGGAGGAAAGTCTTCGTCGGGAACTGCTACGCGGTCAGCCCGATGATTGTCATCAAGCGCTTCCCGGAGGTGAGATCCATCGCGCTCAAAGGGAAGCCGCACTTCGCGGACTTCAATTTGGTTCCGGAAGGTTGGGGCGGTTACGTGTGCACGTGGATCGCAGCCATGTCACGTGCTTTTCCTTGGCTTGAGGAGATCAGGCTCAAGAGGATGGTCATCAGCGACGAGAGCTTGGAGCTCATCGCTAAATCCTTCAAGAACTTCAAGGTGCTGGTTCTTACCTCGTGTGAGGGTTTCACTACTGATGGACTTGCTGCCATTGCTGCCAATTGCAGGTTTTGTTTTGACTTCACTGTTCTACTTTTCGTTTCTTGCTTTTTCTATGCTTGTATGGGTTATTGTATTAGTAGAGTGAAACTCGTTTTTTTCTTATGAATCATTGTTGGAGTTTGTGGATTCTGGTTGGTAGTTGATGATAGCTTACTTGTTTGGATCTTCGCTTTTTGTATTGTGACGTGATGATTTTGGGGCTCAGATTTGGAAACTAATTGTTGCAAATGATTATTACAGCTAGGATTGCTTAAGATGCTCTTTTTGTTGCTGTTTGAATCTTACTTTTCTATCATTTggttgttattttcaatcaccTGCGTACTATTCAAATCTGAGCTGTTTAACAATTGAACTTTGGAATGTTCTTGTTAATGTTATTTGGTTTTTGATAAATATGAGTGGGTTGCTAATATTGGTGAGTGTAATATGCTAATATGTTGTTAAAATTTAGTTTAGTGTGGTTCAAATTACTACATTATTTACTTCGTAATTACTCTAGAGCATGCGAGTTGCGGAACTGACGTGTCATGGCACCATCATTGATAAATTCACTGTCTGCTATGCATTGTAGGAATTTGAGGGAGTTGGACTTGCAGGAAAGTGAGGTGGAGGACCTTAGTGGGCATTGGCTAAGCCATTTCCCTGATTCCTACACATCATTAGTTTCACTTAACATCTCTTGTTTAAGCAATGAGGTGAGTTTGTCTGCACTAGAGCGCCTGCTTGGTAGGTGTCCCAACATGAAGACCCTTCGCCTCAATCGTGCTGTGCCGCTTGACAGATTACCCAACCTACTTCGCCAGTGTCCTCAGCTGGTTGAGTTAGGGACAGGAGTCTACTCAGCTGAGATGAGACCAGATGTGTTCTCAAACCTGGCAGCAGCATTTTCTGGGTGCAAGCAATTGAAGAGCTTGTCTGGCTTTTGGGACGTGCTCCCATCCTACCTTCCAGCTGTTTACCCTGTCTGCTCTGGGCTAACATCACTAAACTTGAGTTATGCTACTGTCCAAAGCTCTGATCTTGTCAAGCTTATCAGTCAATGCCCAAGTTTGCAGCGGTTATGGGTATGTTTGATTTATATCATGCCTTCCATGTATTGTTTTCCCCATGTTTTTGTTTGACGTACTATTAGTTTAGTGCCCCAGGGTGAGTTCTTATGCTAATTAAGGTCATTGTTATAGGTGCTGGATTTCATAGAAGATGCTGGTCTTGATGTCCTTGCTGCTTCATGCAAGGATCTTAGGGAGCTGAGGGTGTTTCCATCTGATCCATTTGGTTTCGAACCAAATGTTGCATTGACAGAAAGGGGCCTAGTCTCTGTATCTGAAGGCTGCCCCAAGCTCCAATCAGTTTTATATTTTTGTCGTCAATCAGAGATGGTCTTTGATAGAATGATATTTATTGCGCACACATAAGCAAAAtcaggttccataggagatggtcTTTGATAATATCTATATTAACATAAATAACATAGGAAACATGTTAGCAGTGGCTTTGAACTGCATTCCAGCATAGGAGATGGTCTTTGTCTCCTTGTTAACCGCCACAATGATAGTAGCCACCAGAGTGAGTGACAGTGCAAGAAATCGAAGCAACACATCGTAAGGCCTTGTCCTTGTTGGCTTCTCCACCACCTTCACATCACTGTGGACACCGTCCACATCAGGCTTAGACTGGGTTCCCATATTTTTTATCAAGATCACTGAGTTTGGTGTTGTTCTTTGAAATGGAACAGAGGAAAAGGAAGGTTAAACTGAATTAGTGGAAGAGTGCGGATCTAGTGTAATGTAAAGGAACGTTATGTGTATTTATTATTCAAGATGGATAGATATAAGGTAGGTAGCTAAGCATTGGACCATTAAGTTTGtgtctcattttctctcttacAAATAAATTTTTTAGGTGCACATACGATTTCTTGTGATGGTCCAATCAACATATCATTTTGCGGTAGTTTGAATACCAAAAACCACCGTTGAGTTGTATGCCGATTGGATTTTCTTAAGAATCTTATGCACACATcatacttttgaaaattttaaccatcaaagaaatttgtaactttttttatgaataataaCTATGAAGAGGGAACTTCACAACCCCGAGGTTTAGAGCAATATGGGTAAATCTCCTCCCCAATGAGATACTTTTTGCAAAGAATCGAGTCAGAAACCTTCTTGTGGAGCATCCTTATACACACTCTTAAGCCTCACCTAGCAATTAGCATCCTTCCATTAAACCAAACTTCTTTGAGTAAATAACTAGCTCACTCATATCTTTTGACAACGTTTTATTAGACGAATACAAAATtgaaacatcatttaatgataGAAGATCTTCGTCCTGGTAGATAGGATGGAGAAGAGGATTGATGAGGTTATATGAATGAGAAAGGTGGGGGAGGTTGGAGCAACATTGAAGGCAACTCGTACGACTTCTACGTATTTAATGTTTTCAACGATCTAATGTCTATTCTCttcctttttcagcttttggTCTCAGACCTTAGCTAGCTTTCCCACTTCATTCAGGTCATGATTTTTgtgcatttatttgtttttcagCTGTGTTATTATCTGTCTGTGACATAATTaatactttttttatttcatatacgCGCGGCTCACTGAGCCTGatcaacaaaacaaaagatGTTATTAATTTACGATGGGAAGTATTTGACATACTCAAAACATGTCTGACTGTGTGAGGAAGGAAAACCAAAGTGAGTGTGTAAGAAATGAAATGCACCATAGCTACAACCTATTCCAAGGGGGAAAACAAAATTATAATCATAGTCCAAATCAAGCCACACTCATAAGAGAGATTGATAGCCCACCAGGTAATCCTACAAGGCTTATTTGTATGGATAATTGGCCAGAATGGACACCCTTGTACCAGGTCCAACCTATtactatatataaaggaaaaccctctccaaaaaaaaaggaaaacccTCTAAAAGAAGAAGATCAGTGAGAATCCAAAGTAGGATTAGCCATCCAAAATGCCCTTTCTTTTTACTATCAATTTAGCTTATGTTGTAATAGAAAGTGACTTTGCACTAGTTAGTTGTAGGGTGAGTTGGTGTGTTTGGAAAATTCAAGTGAATCCATATTTAAGTGTGATTCACATTTAGAAGAAGCAATAAATAGTTACTTTTAAAAAGATAGATTCACATCTAGTAGTGTTAGAATTGAAACCAAACAAGTAATTAATATGAAAGGAAATCATCCTTTTAAGCTATTGAACCTTATAGATTTCCTTTGGGTGGAAACAAATTGGTTAGGTGTAGCATATTTTTAGAGAATAAAATTCATTTGCTAGTTTTTTTTGCGACGGGGTGATAGACAAGATGTTCTATGAGCTGTTATAAATTAGTCACTTTTTAGTGTTCGAACCCTGGGGCTTGGACTCTTCACTCTTCATTTCACCCAACCCTTATTATgtcctctaactcttaccacttaagttaACTCTCAGaaactagtgttctttacccgtgcgttgcacggcgattaaatttattgtaaagatgaatcagtagtaatgtgttttaacttagtttagactcttttcagtaagtataaaagatatggaaccgaacatatgttacaaacatgtaaATGAATGAACcacaataaatatattaatttgatgaggttgtagatACCATACAGTGTcaacacttgaatagtaataaaaacaaagtttttaagtaatgcattacattgaaattgaaataagataaacataatAATTACAGCAACATGAACACTTATTCGAaattgtagtccatgattaatgataaagacttcataatcgagcttgttgtcaatcaagcacATTTGAGTTATAGAacctagaaaggaaaaaaaaaatatcagtgtaataatcagtaaccaatacaaatataaactgtgtataatttgaaagtgttaaactaaccttatagaaacgtcaatacaccttcaaattagatgatcaataaaatgtccctgaatgatagctcaagtggtaagagttagggacataagggttgggaggGGTGAAGGGcgaagggtcccgggttcgaacccggaggagggactaatttgctaacatttctaaccactaacatttgcgtatcaaaaaaaaaaaagatgatcaATAAAATGCTTGATATCTTTTTATGTTATCAATAATAAAGAGAATAACCATAtcatttttcctatttttaaaattgaaattgaagataaataaatacttacatgtcaaatattatcgaagacttcttgatacattacgttgcgtgtagtgttagatacaactccttcgtcatctatgatgagcatcttcaaccattttctagatttaactctagaAAGTGCTATATATAGCTGCCCGTGAGTAAAGACAGGCCTTGGCAAatacagtccaacatgagataaagatttcccatgacttttatttatagtcattgcaaaacataaagtAACAGGGAATTGTTTGCGctggaatttgaatggaatgtcagaattagatggagttaagctcatccttggaataaaTGTTGTTTCACCCATTTTGTTTCCATTTAAAATagtagcaacaattatatatttagtcaaagcATTGACTATCATTCGAGTGTCATTACACAACTCTGCAGCTTGGTCTATGTTTCGAATGAGCATGATAAGGACACAAACTTTCAGTTTAATTGCATGGTTTGGAATTCCAGAGCatttgaaatcatttaagaattcagaTGTAAATCATTCTGCATTGACACCCGAATCGTCGTCTGACTTGCACAGAGTATCATAACTCAAATATTCTGTTTCATCACCAGGAATCATTgctaacataaagttgttgatttcctcTACACTTTCAAGTGTTGGCGCAAGGATCGCTCTTTCTTgaaagaatgaatttttttgcaaattatgCGCAAGTTTCGGATGTGCAAAATTAACTAATTCAAGCAACGGTTCCTTACACTGTTCAAtaagaagatctggaggaatctcAATAAGTGTTTCTTCCTCATCAATCGTTTTAACTGTACCAtctcccacttgaagcaaccaatCTGCAAATTCTTTTATTTCTGCTGGTGAAGAAGTCGATGTAGCATTTTGCAATATCATATTAACAGTCAACttcattaccttgcaatgcttccacaaatatgaagaattgatagcTGAACCGACAATTTCAGAACGACTTCCTTTGGAAATAACTGgaagtatttgtctaaagtcaCCTCCTAGTACCACAACTTTACCTCCGAATGGAATGTCATAACCATGGGTAGACTGAGTCTTTATAATGTCATTAAGAGATCTGTCTAAAGCTTCAAAGCAATGTTTGTTTAACATAGGTGTCTCATCCCAAATAATTAGgcttgctttttttttcttcaataatTCAGCTTTTGGGGAACCGTGACGAAGATTGCAGGTTGATATCTCATTTATTGAAATAGGAATAGAAAATCTTGAATGAGCAGTTCTACCTCCAGGTAACAATAGCGATGCAATTCCGCTAAATGCGACATTTAAGACGATAAGGCCCCTTGAACGCAGAGCAGCAGATAATGTATTCCAAATAAATGTTTTTCCCGttcctccaaaaccatatagaaaaaagaatccACCATTATCAGACAAAACAACATCCAAAACATTCTTATAAACAATCTCTTGCTCTGAAGTAAGAGAACTGACAAATTCATCATGGATATTTACCATTTCATCCCTATTATAATTCAACTCATCTGCAACgaatctattttcaaaattatgaatttctGAAAATTTAGGGTATAGTAAACATGGAAATTCCTTGAGTGACCTTCCATTGCCttgcaatattttttcaatcttaCATAAGTTATATAATTCTTCATCCTCTATACGAAGATCTgaaggaaattaaataaaataaggcaaataaattaaataagaaaattaaattaaatgagaaatattgagtttttattttttcatgttgagaaagaaaatgcaTTTACACAACTTAAATTTTTCCTTCTAATCTGACTCACCGTATTTTGATAATGTCAAATTaggaatattttaaaaaaatggtagTAGTTTT
This is a stretch of genomic DNA from Lotus japonicus ecotype B-129 chromosome 1, LjGifu_v1.2. It encodes these proteins:
- the LOC130726131 gene encoding uncharacterized protein LOC130726131 produces the protein MVNIHDEFVSSLTSEQEIVYKNVLDVVLSDNGGFFFLYGFGGTGKTFIWNTLSAALRSRGLIVLNVAFSGIASLLLPGGRTAHSRFSIPISINEISTCNLRHGSPKAELLKKKKASLIIWDETPMLNKHCFEALDRSLNDIIKTQSTHGYDIPFGGKVVVLGGDFRQILPVISKGSRSEIVGSAINSSYLWKHCKVMKLTVNMILQNATSTSSPAEIKEFADWLLQVGDGTVKTIDEEETLIEIPPDLLIEQCKEPLLELVNFAHPKLAHNLQKNSFFQERAILAPTLESVEEINNFMLAMIPGDETEYLSYDTLCKSDDDSGVNAE
- the LOC130730894 gene encoding protein TRANSPORT INHIBITOR RESPONSE 1-like translates to MKRMVCSFPEEVLEHVFSFIQVDTDRNAISLVCKSWYEIERWCRRKVFVGNCYAVSPMIVIKRFPEVRSIALKGKPHFADFNLVPEGWGGYVCTWIAAMSRAFPWLEEIRLKRMVISDESLELIAKSFKNFKVLVLTSCEGFTTDGLAAIAANCRNLRELDLQESEVEDLSGHWLSHFPDSYTSLVSLNISCLSNEVSLSALERLLGRCPNMKTLRLNRAVPLDRLPNLLRQCPQLVELGTGVYSAEMRPDVFSNLAAAFSGCKQLKSLSGFWDVLPSYLPAVYPVCSGLTSLNLSYATVQSSDLVKLISQCPSLQRLWVLDFIEDAGLDVLAASCKDLRELRVFPSDPFGFEPNVALTERGLVSVSEGCPKLQSVLYFCRQSEMVFDRMIFIAHT